A single genomic interval of Penicillium psychrofluorescens genome assembly, chromosome: 2 harbors:
- a CDS encoding uncharacterized protein (ID:PFLUO_003910-T1.cds;~source:funannotate), producing MFLKLSRFSAGLPALWLCLAWLNARGTLAITYPYTVYRGTFIHLPRLNSTLATPELARNQGVLWVSSADGRIKGYDWQVNDDASFQSFLSDHGWTVTGTATTGNATQVQVVESNDDRNEFFFPGFIDTHIHAPQFPNIGLFGSAGLLEWLNEYTYPMEASFGSKSDPQNQDTDPRDTPAEGLRVYDEVVARTLAHGTTCASYFATIHVAATNALAALCHKHGQRAFIGRVCMDNKDECPSYYVDQSAEEGFNATKSTIDYIQTLDPKGTLINPIVTPRFAPSCSNESLDGLGALAASYDPPLYIQTHIAETLDEIALVQQLFPESTSYADVYDKAHLLTNRTILAHGVHLTKDERTLIRERGSKVAHCPASNSALGSGLAPVRVLLNDGLTVGLGTDVSGGYSPNVLEVCRQACLVSRLLAYSSEYQEMTGTLGNETTNGAEKLSVEDSLYLATRGGAAVVDMADDIGGFDKGMIWDAQLIELGAVQNSTVSPLDVVPGNGLAVRSPVDTGPVGDVDLFGNETWQEQIQKWMWSGDDRNVQKVWVQGKLVHTRE from the exons ATGTTTCTGAAGCTTTCCAGGTTTTCAGCGGGGTTACCTGCTTTATGGCTGTGTCTTGCATGGCTTAATGCTCGCGGCACCTTGGCCATAACCTATCCGTACACCGTCTACCGTGGTACGTTCATCCATCTTCCCCGGCTTAATTCGACTTTGGCGACGCCAGAGCTCGCTCGAAACCAAGGCGTCCTGTGGGTGTCTTCTGCGGATGGCCGTATCAAGGGATATGATTGGCAAGTCAACGATGATGCCAGCTTCCAATCGTTCCTGTCTGACCACGGCTGGACTGTTACCGGTACTGCAACCACTGGCAATGCCACTCAAGTCCAGGTTGTCGAGTCCAATGACGATCGAAACGAGTTCTTCTTTCCCGGATTCATCG ACACCCACATCCACGCGCCGCAGTTCCCCAACATTGGGCTGTTCGGCTCAGCAGGCCTCCTGGAGTGGCTGAATGAATACACCTACCCAATGGAAGCTAGCTTCGGTTCCAAGTCAGACCCGCAGAACCAAGACACAGACCCCAGAGACACGCCAGCCGAGGGCCTGCGCGTGTATGATGAGGTCGTCGCACGCACTCTTGCCCACGGCACAACATGCGCATCTTACTTCGCCACCATCCACGTCGCGGCCACCAACGCCCTCGCAGCTCTCTGCCACAAGCACGGCCAACGCGCCTTCATCGGCCGCGTCTGCATGGATAACAAAGATGAATGCCCGTCCTATTACGTTGACCAatccgccgaggagggcTTCAACGCAACCAAGTCGACAATTGATTACATCCAAACCCTCGACCCGAAAGGAACGTTGATTAATCCAATCGTCACCCCCCGCTTCGCCCCAAGCTGCTCAAACGAGTCCCTGGATGGCCTCGGCGCATTGGCCGCATCCTACGACCCGCCTCTCTATATCCAAACACATATCGCCGAGACactcgacgagatcgcccTCGTCCAACAACTGTTCCCGGAGTCAACTAGCTACGCCGACGTCTACGACAAGGCTCATCTGCTCACCAACCGCACCATCCTCGCGCACGGTGTGCACCTCACCAAAGACGAGCGCACCCTTATCCGCGAGCGCGGCTCCAAGGTGGCGCACTGCCCCGCGTCAAACTCCGCCCTTGGTTCAGGACTGGCTCCTGTCCGCGTTCTGCTCAACGATGGCCTCACGGTTGGTCTGGGCACCGATGTGAGCGGCGGATACAGCCCTAATGTCCTAGAAGTGTGCCGACAGGCCTGTCTGGTGTCTAGGCTGCTTGCTTATAGCAGCGAGTACCAAGAGATGACGGGTACACTGGGCAACGAAACAACGAATGGAGCTGAGAAGCTTTCTGTTGAGGACAGTCTTTACCTGGCCACGCGCGGCGGCGCAGCCGTTGTTGATATGGCGGATGACATTGGCGGCTTCGATAAGGGGATGATCTGGGATGCGCAGCTGATTGAGCTGGGTGCTGTGCAGAATAGCACCGTGAGCCCGCTTGATGTGGTGCCGGGGAATGGCCTCGCTGTTCGGAGCCCTGTCGACACTGGCCCTGTGGGCGATGTTGATCTGTTTGGAAACGAGACTTGGCAGGAGCAGATTCAGAAGTGGATGTGGAGCGGAGATGATCGGAATGTGCAGAAGGTCTGGGTTCAAGGAAAGCTGGTTCATACCAGAGAGTAA
- a CDS encoding uncharacterized protein (ID:PFLUO_003911-T1.cds;~source:funannotate) yields the protein MGGLLTLQSFIDTFPQLDTVTTSGAQQHSNSQMQGTVVALYTIGGIFGSLLCIYFGDRLGRRRVIAFASSIAIIGAILMASAFELAQLIVARLVLGLGTGGYLATVPVWQSEVSRASERGANVVADTVFIGSGISLALFIDLGFYFVKSNSVSWRFPFAFQIVLLLIVITFVLLLPESPRWLVKKGRRDEARDILAQLLNVEPNSDTVNTDIRDIESSLAASASESWWSVFRMGEQRLIHRTILAASGQFFQQICGINAITLYTTTLFQSFIGLGPVPSRILSACIGFSDIVGGTIAFFTIDRLGRRALMVSSSVMLAISMAVLAGTTSDTANTTALYAAVVFVYVFEGVFSIGYSGLPYLYAAEIAPLQHRAAINAISTATLWVFNFLLAEVTPVGLNTIQNRYFIIFAVINAAIGLLVYFCFPETKGRTLEEIDEIFLQSKHIFDPPRVARNLPRLHIADVHVKGEKDGE from the exons ATGGGAGGCCTATTGACCCTCCAGTCGTTTATCGACACATTCCCGCAGCTGGATACTGTCACCACTTCAGGCGCTCAACAGCATTCTAACTCCCAGATGCAAG GCACCGTTGTTGCGCTGTACACCATCGGGGGCATTTTTGGCTCTCTATTGTGCATCTATTTTGGTGATCGCCTTGGGCGCCGGCGGGTCATCGCCTTCGCTTCGTCAATAGCCATTATCGGTGCTATTCTAATGGCATCAGCATTTGAACTTGCCCAACTCATAGTTGCGAGGCTGGTACTCGGCTTAGGAACGGGGGGATACCTGGCAACAGTTCCTGTCTGGCAGTCAGAAGTCTCACGCGCAAGTGAACGGGGTGCCAACGTGGTCGCCGACACGGTTTTCATCGGATCCGGTATCAGCCTCGCTTTATTCATCGACCTCGGGTTTTACTTCGTGAAATCGAATTCCGTATCATGGCGATTTCCCTTTGCCTTTCAAATTGTGCTACTACTCATCGTGATAACCTTTGTGTTATTACTCCCTGAGTCCCCACGGTGGTTGGTCAAAAAGGGCCGGCGAGATGAAGCACGCGACATTCTGGCCCAGTTACTGAACGTTGAGCCCAACTCGGATACGGTTAATACGGACATTCGTGATATCGAAAGCTCGCTTGCTGCCTCCGCCTCGGAATCCTGGTGGAGTGTGTTCAGAATGGGCGAGCAACGGCTCATACACCGAACCATCCTCGCGGCCAGTGGCCAGTTTTTCCAGCAGATATGTGGTATTAATGCCATCACCCTCTATACTACTACATTATTTCAAAGCTTTATCGGATTGGGTCCGGTCCCATCACGCATATTGTCTGCATGCATAGGCTTTTCCGACATTGTGGGCGGCACTATCGCCTTTTTCACCATTGACCGTCTGGGACGCCGAGCCCTCATGGTATCGAGCTCGGTCATGTTGGCTATCTCTATGGCAGTTCTGGCTGGCACCACCTCCGACACTGCCAACACTACCGCGCTATACGCGGCGGTTGTCTTTGTCTATGTGTTCGAGGGAGTTTTCTCTATCGGTTATTCGGGCCTGCCGTACCTGtacgccgccgagatcgccCCGCTACAACATCGCGCGGCAATCAACGCGATTTCCACTGCAACTTTGTGGGTATTTAACTTCCTCCTGGCAGAGGTGACACCTGTTGGTCTCAACACCATCCAGAATCGATATTTTATTATCTTCGCTGtgatcaacgccgccatCGGCCTCCTTGTGTACTTCTGCTTCCCGGAAACGAAAGGCCGCACGCTGGAGGAAATCGATGAGATATTTTTGCAGTCAAAGCATATTTTCGACCCTCCGCGCGTAGCCCGGAATCTCCCCAGGTTGCACATTGCTGACGTACATGTCAAGGGTGAGAAGGATGGGGAATAG
- a CDS encoding uncharacterized protein (ID:PFLUO_003912-T1.cds;~source:funannotate), whose amino-acid sequence MSDISDFITALEAAQSKSKFTPEVQTAAQGIDAATLKAAVAAAGEMGETGTLPDAAQADALKAGFEFAAKLVMMLKSAPGPYEKKDLYVYFKIARKETLEKPAFYDMIKKQLYGEWEKVNHYSDTKAQAIYIENVNTLINKYGTRDE is encoded by the exons ATGTCCGACATCTCCGACTTCATAACCGCCCTGGAGGCGGCGCAGTCCAAGTCCAAATTCACACCTGAAGTGCAGACCGCCGCCCAGGGCATCGACGCCGCAACCCTGAAagccgccgtggccgccgccggcgagaTGGGCGAGACTGGGACCCTGCCCGATGCCGCTCAGGCGGATGCGCTGAAGGCCGGTTTCGAGTTCGCGGCGAAGCTCGTTATGATGCTGAAGAGTGCTCCCGGGCCGTATGAGAAGAAGGATCTTTATGTTTACTTCAAGATTGCGCGCAAGGAGACGCTTGAGAAGCCCGCTTTCTATGATATGATT AAGAAGCAGCTCTACGGCGAGTGGGAGAAGGTCAACCACTACAGCGACACCAAGGCGCAGGCTATCTATATCGAGAACGTGAATACCCTCATCAACAAGTATGGTACTCGTGATGAGTGA
- a CDS encoding uncharacterized protein (ID:PFLUO_003913-T1.cds;~source:funannotate) — MERPSKRARVSPDSTREDAQSNTYLASMHRSVSPPPRTRSGQAMTSISTHHQYDGHTEELPIRHLPTPHHPRLIPSPIQLTHIRDFPSQKGYNADTVRLRDILGDPMIRECWQFNYLFDVDFLMSQFDEDVRGLVQVKVVHGSWEKEAPNRIRIEEACTRYKNVEPIVAYMPERFGTHHSKMMILLRHDDLAEIIIHTANMISGDWANMTQAVWRSPRLPLRKQGAAAEPTTQSTIGSGARFKRDLLAYLKAYGTKKTGPLVQQLDGYDFAAIRAALIASIPCRQHVHNDLDSDRLTLWGWPALKDLMGRIPIRKRTDPSTASKPHIVIQISSVASLGQTDKWLKDAFFASLAPPSPASTPRPKYSIIFPTPDEIRRSLDGYRSGGSIHMKTQSALQQKQLQYMRPYLCQWAGDSISESGCVDLTQDEEKRSKRAAGRARAAPHIKTYIRFSDTETMDDIDWAMVTSANLSTQAWGAATNAKGEIRISSWEIGVVVWPQLFDDTETVAMVPCFQTDLPSVASRSEPPSAVVGFRMPYDLPLTPYRAADEPWCATATHHQPDWQGQSWVL; from the exons ATGGAGCGCCCAAGTAAAAGGGCCAGAGTCTCCCCGGACTCGACGAGAGAAGATGCACAATCAAACACGTATCTGGCATCTATGCATCGATCCGTCAGTCCGCCTCCCCGAACACGCTCGGGACAGGCCATGACGTCCATCTCCACACACCATCAATACGATGGCCACACCGAGGAGCTTCCAATACGACATCTCCCCACGCCACATCACCCTCGTCTGATCCCATCTCCCATCCAACTAACGCACATCCGGGATTTCCCGTCCCAAAAAGGCTACAATGCCGACACAGTCCGGCTGCGCGATATCCTCGGGGATCCGATGATCCGCGAATGCTGGCAGTTCAACTACCTCTTCGACGTGGACTTCTTAATGTCGCAGTTTGATGAAGATGTGCGGGGCTTGGTGCAGGTCAAAGTCGTGCATGGGTcatgggagaaggaggcccCGAATCGCATTCGTATTGAA GAAGCATGCACACGGTATAAAAATGTCGAGCCGATTGTGGCGTACATGCCCGAACGCTTTGGGACGCATCATTCCAAGATGatgattcttcttcggcatGATGATCTAGCTGA GATTATCATCCACACGGCAAATATGATCAGCGGAGATTGGGCGAATATGACCCAAGCCGTCTGGAGGTCTCCGCGGCTTCCTCTACGGAAACAGGGCGCTGCAGCAGAACCGACGACACAGTCGACCATAGGCTCAGGTGCGCGATTCAAACGAGATCTTCTGGCATATCTGAAAGCATACGGAACGAAGAAGACCGGCCCGCTAGTCCAACAACTGGACGGGTATGATTTCGCGGCTATTCGCGCGGCACTGATTGCGAGCATCCCGTGCAGACAGCACGTTCACAACGACTTGGATTCTGACAGACTTACTTTATGGGGCTGGCCTGCTCTCAAGGATCTCATGGGCCGTATCCCTATACGGAAGCGTACCGACCCTTCCACTGCTTCCAAACCTCACATTGTCATCCAG ATTTCCTCTGTTGCCTCCCTCGGCCAAACAGACAAATGGCTCAAAGACGCATTCTTCGCCTCCCTCGCTCCTCCCTCACCCGCCTCAACACCCCGTCCTAAATactccatcatcttccccaCGCCAGACGAGATCCGTCGGTCCCTGGATGGCTACCGGTCCGGCGGATCCATCCACATGAAAACCCAAAGCGCACTGCAACAGAAACAACTGCAATACATGCGTCCATATCTCTGCCAGTGGGCAGGCGACAGCATCTCCGAGTCCGGATGCGTAGATCTAACTCAGGATGAAGAAAAGCGCTCCAAGCGAGCAGCGGGCCGAGCTCGCGCTGCGCCGCATATCAAGACATACATCCGCTTCTCAGATACGGAAACGATGGACGACATCGACTGGGCGATGGTTACGTCTGCAAATCTGTCGACGCAGGCATGGGGCGCGGCGACGAATGCGAAGGGGGAAATTAGGATCTCGAGCTGGGAGATTGGCGTTGTTGTCTGGCCGCAGCTGTTTGATGATACCGAAACGGTGGCCATGGTACCTTGCTTCCAAACGGATCTTCCCAGTGTGGCTTCGAGGAGTGAGCCACCCTCCGCGGTGGTTGGCTTCCGCATGCCGTATGACCTGCCCTTGACGCCTTACAGGGCCGCGGATGAGCCGTGGTGTGCCACTGCCACGCACCACCAGCCAGACTGGCAGGGACAGAGCTGGGTTCTTTGA
- a CDS encoding uncharacterized protein (ID:PFLUO_003914-T1.cds;~source:funannotate), whose translation MSSTTPESNLSRAARYAVPFALVLIPIWRTKVTAEVPQPYLDEAFHVPQAQAYWAHNWTHWDPKITTPPGLYLWSYVLCAGLLALRGSPTQLDTEALRTTNVATSAVFLPWRLQTLLDTIHQVRNTRPLGAWLSHTVLNICLFPPLFFFSSLYYTDILALLVVVEAYNWDLKRSAEKGYAVLQTLVFVFVGLAALVCRQTNIFWVSVFLGGLQVVRKIRQSSKTCEESGLSDIVARGLQNEVYDPLVSEASLTDYFKTAVSLAAASLKQPFSVVASIIPHLAILGAFGAFVLWNNGVVLGHKDFHTAGLHLAQMLYIWPYFAFFSWPIFLLPVINLLLPSAYIPKYLNYGFPEKHRRLPGVVAILLVIPAMLAVVHFNTIVHPFTLADNRHYVFYVFRLLLNYHPGVKYAAVVVYFLCAWAVISAFGFSVIQAPPKLIQVPQTLKPTETKDTKKSPRGTRTTKKSRRSPSDTVSPEALAKVQQHLLQRRNEEAGAPHVSFVLVWLAATTLSLVTAPLVEPRYLIIPWVLWRLHLPPAPTLALARQRRPLEEGEMARVDLATNAPKFLETLWFILINAVTGYVFLYKGFEWPQEPGKIQRFMW comes from the exons ATGAGCTCCACGACGCCAGAATCAAACCTGAGCCGCGCAGCTCGCTATGCAGTCCCCTTCGCTCTGGTCCTGATTCCCATCTGGAGGACCAAAGTCACCGCCGAAGTCCCGCAGCCCTACCTGGACGAGGCATTCCACGTCCCCCAGGCGCAGGCATACTGGGCGCATAACTGGACGCACTGGGATCCCAAGATCACCACTCCGCCAGGCCTATACCTGTGGTCTTATGTTCTCTGTGCAGGACTGTTAGCTCTCCGCGGATCTCCGACACAGCTCGACACGGAAGCTCTGCGCACGACCAATGTCGCGACCTCGGCGGTGTTCTTGCCGTGGAGGTTGCAGACCTTGCTGGATACCATTCACCAGGTCCGGAATACCCGGCCATTGGGTGCGTGGTTGAGCCATACAGTGTTGAATATCTGCTTGTTTCCGCCgctgtttttcttctcgagTTTGTACTATACCGATATCTTGGCTCTATTGGTTGTTGTGGAGGCTTATAATTGGGACCTGAAGAGATCGGCTGAAAAGGGTTACGCCGTGCTGCAGACGTTGGTGTTTGTGTTCGTTGGACTGGCTGCACTGGTCTGTCGCCAGACTAATATCTTTTGGGTCTCGGTGTTTCTGGGCGGGTTGCAAGTTGTTCGGAAGATCCGGCAATCTTCGAAAACTTGTGAAGAGTCTGGTTTGTCGGACATTGTGGCACGAGGTCTGCAGAATGAGGTTTATGATCCTCTTGTTTCTGAGGCTTCCTTGACGG ATTATTTCAAGACAGCTGTGTCCCTTGCTGCGGCGAGTCTCAAGCAGCCCTTTTCCGTGGTGGCTTCGATTATTCCCCACCTTGCGATCCTCGGAGCTTTCGGCGCATTTGTCTTGTGGAACAATGGCGTTGTCCTCG GCCACAAAGATTTTCACACTGCGGGCTTGCATCTCGCCCAGATGCTTTATATCTGGCCGTAtttcgccttcttctcctggccCATCTTCCTACTTCCCGTGATCAATCTTCTGCTTCCATCGGCCTATATCCCCAAGTATCTGAACTATGGGTTCCCCGAGAAACACAGGAGGCTGCCTGGTGTTGTGGCTATCCTTCTTGTCATTCCAGCCATGCTTGCCGTGGTCCATTTCAACACCATCGTGCACCCCTTCACTCTGGCCGATAACCGCCACTACGTTTTCTATGTGTTTCGCTTGTTGCTGAACTATCACCCGGGCGTCAAGTACGCTGCGGTTGTAGTTTATTTCCTCTGCGCGTGGGCCGTTATCTCTGCTTTCGGATTCTCAGTCATCCAGGCCCCGCCCAAACTGATTCAAGTCCCGCAGACCTTGAAGCCCACAGAGACCAAGGACACCAAGAAATCGCCCCGAGGGACCCGCACCACCAAAAAGAGCAGGCGGTCCCCGTCAGACACTGTCTCTCCAGAAGCTCTCGCCAAAGTgcagcagcatctcctccagcgccggAACGAGGAAGCAGGTGCACCGCATGTCAGCTTCGTCCTTGTCTGGCTAGCTGCCACTACCCTCTCCCTAGTGACGGCGCCGCTTGTTGAACCGCGGTACCTCATTATCCCCTGGGTACTGTGGCGCCTGCATCTACCTCCAGCGCCGACCCTTGCACTGGCCCGGCAACGACGGCCACTCGAGGAGGGTGAGATGGCCCGAGTGGACCTGGCTACCAATGCCCCCAAGTTCCTGGAGACGCTGTGGTTCATTCTTATCAACGCCGTGACTGGATATGTGTTTTTGTACAAGGGATTCGAGTGGCCGCAGGAGCCGGGCAAGATTCAGCGGTTTATGTGGTGA
- a CDS encoding uncharacterized protein (ID:PFLUO_003915-T1.cds;~source:funannotate) translates to MAFPHPRGIIPSEIAFLAEMEMVTVVPRQRLEGLELLGGPIEPLVPPRRASLPLWLALLLKRQRRANIIPPAWLHPDPLGLILEVESQHQDYKNAFSPPPPLPGQPSVQDRAALEPIARPQYTPDGDRYYPSPPFLAQNTAQASTSARDMPALPFHWVEVGNMLLDAASDDLVDPDQTRRLLKDLREVRMAKMRSGVDVLDAAATGGGGVALTGVGAMEVGEERGFVAGVVNGLRKIGASKEQARREAMAEQRANGGYDGTQDDEEEDYMEF, encoded by the exons ATGGCCTTCCCCCATCCGCGGGGCATCATCCCGTCCGAGATCGCCTTTCtcgcggagatggagatggtgacCGTGGTGCCTCGGCAGCGCCTGGAGGGCTTGGAGCTACTCGGG GGCCCCATCGAACCGCTCGTCCCACCCCGACGCGCCTCTCTCCCGCTCTGGCTCGCCCTCCTACTCAAACGCCAACGCCGTGCCAACATCATCCCACCCGCATGGCTACACCCTGATCCCTTGGGTCTAATCCTCGAAGTTGAGTCCCAGCACCAAGACTACAAGAACGCGTTCTCGCCGCCTCCCCCGCTACCGGGCCAACCTAGCGTGCAAGATCGGGCCGCACTGGAACCCATTGCTCGGCCGCAGTACACCCCCGACGGCGACAGGTACTATCCCTCGCCGCCTTTTCTGGCCCAGAacacggcgcaggcgagCACGTCTGCGCGGGATATGCCCGCGCTGCCGTTTCATTGGGTCGAGGTTGGGAATATGCTCCTCGACGCGGCGAGTGACGATCTCGTGGATCCTGATCAAACCcggaggttgttgaaggaTCTGCGCGAGGTGCGCATGGCTAAGATGAGGTCtggtgttgatgttttgGATGCGGCTGCTAccggtggtggcggtgttGCGCTTACAGGTGTCGGGGCTATGGaggtgggagaagagagagggttTGTGGCTGGTGTGGTGAACGGTCTTCG GAAAATCGGAGCGTCGAAAGAACAAGCCCGCAGGGAGGCGATGGCGGAGCAGAGAGCCAACGGTGGCTACGATGGTACTcaggacgacgaggaggaggattACATGGAGTTCTAG
- a CDS encoding uncharacterized protein (ID:PFLUO_003916-T1.cds;~source:funannotate), producing MHDDEPSLNIPSLLTLAVVSFFVLRWFLNRDDSPAGAGSRARGRGGNAIDPAQVDQIAQMFPQLGTRDIMWDLQRNGGSVAATTERILTGRGLETPPPSFQPQIPTRSTGTPAQRGTTSATASALKGDGQDLISRYNLSGKVGSPGTGSEDLPEAAAAASGKSSWSQNKDERQRLLQKRRDEMILAARRKMMQREQSST from the exons ATGCACGACGATGAGCCCTCGCTGAACATCCCGTCCCTCCTCACGCTAGCAGTCGTGTCCTTCTTCGTGCTCCGCTGGTTCCTCAACCGCGATGACAGTCCCGCAGGCGCCGGCAGCCGGGctcgtggccgaggcggcaatgccatcgaccCGGCCCAGGTGGACCAGATCGCGCAGATGTTCCCGCAGCTAGGGACCCGTGATATCATGTGGGATCTGCAGCGGAATGGTGGCAGTGTTGCTGCTACGACGGAGAGGATCTTGACGGGGCGGGGACTGGAGACT CCGCCTCCCTCATTCCAACCCCAGATCCCAACCCGCTCAACCGGCACTCCCGCGCAGCGGGGGACTACCTCGGCAACCGCATCGGCATTGAAGGGGGACGGACAAGACTTGATATCTCGGTACAATCTCAGCGGCAAGGTTGGCAGCCCCGGCACCGGCAGCGAGGACCTTCccgaagcagcagcagcggcatcAGGCAAAAGCTCCTGGTCCCAGAACAAGGACGAGCGACAGCGCCTGCTCCAGAAGCGCCGGGATGAGATGATTCTCGCTGCgcggaggaagatgatgcagagGGAGCAAAGCAGCACCTAA